One window of Mediterraneibacter butyricigenes genomic DNA carries:
- a CDS encoding ABC transporter ATP-binding protein → MLEVKDLSIYFTDRGKREDAVRHVNFSMKAGEILGIVGESGSGKTLTALTIAGLLKKNAIVESGEILLKKTSLLELNTRQWQQIQGKKIGMIFQEPMTALNPTMKIGRQVGEGLKLHSDCSKEERRQKVLQALEEVELPDPEKIYRQYPHELSGGMRQRVMIASALICKPDLLIADEPTTALDVGTQESILKLLKKMNQRHQVGILFISHNLRVVKSLCENVLVMKNGEIIERGKAEMIFSEPKEAYTKELIAAIPTRTKQNAYYDLLMKKL, encoded by the coding sequence ATGCTGGAAGTGAAGGATCTGAGCATCTATTTTACAGACAGAGGAAAAAGAGAAGATGCAGTGCGTCATGTCAATTTTTCCATGAAAGCAGGAGAAATTCTGGGAATCGTGGGAGAATCCGGATCGGGAAAGACGCTGACAGCCCTGACGATTGCGGGACTTTTGAAGAAAAATGCGATCGTGGAATCGGGAGAAATCCTGTTAAAGAAAACCAGTCTTCTGGAATTGAATACGAGACAGTGGCAGCAGATCCAGGGGAAAAAGATCGGCATGATTTTTCAGGAACCGATGACTGCACTGAATCCCACCATGAAGATCGGACGACAAGTAGGAGAAGGGTTGAAGCTTCACTCAGACTGTTCGAAGGAAGAACGAAGACAGAAGGTGTTACAGGCTCTGGAAGAGGTAGAACTTCCGGATCCGGAAAAAATATACCGGCAGTACCCACATGAATTGTCGGGAGGAATGAGACAGAGGGTGATGATCGCATCGGCGCTGATCTGCAAACCGGATCTTCTGATTGCGGATGAGCCTACGACGGCGTTGGATGTGGGAACACAGGAGAGTATCCTGAAGCTTCTGAAAAAAATGAACCAGAGACATCAGGTGGGAATTCTGTTTATTTCCCATAATCTCCGGGTGGTGAAGAGTCTCTGTGAGAATGTGTTGGTAATGAAAAATGGAGAAATTATCGAACGGGGAAAGGCGGAAATGATTTTTTCGGAACCGAAAGAGGCGTATACGAAAGAGTTGATCGCGGCGATTCCGACCCGGACGAAACAGAACGCATATTATGATCTGCTGATGAAGAAACTGTAA
- a CDS encoding ABC transporter permease, translating into MKRKIKSVYFQMGVGLTAVMTALIVLGFFWTPYEPDAMQGSIKLQGPSLLHLFGTDQFGRDIFSRVLSGAGNTLIIALGTILIGGIIGVILGAVTGYFGGWLDEILMRVNDALAAFPSVLLALVLISIFGTGKYKVMIALGIGFIPSFARIVRGEFMKCKEEDYVKSAILTGVPSYRILFVHILPNILPVLLSSLTIGFNNAVLAEAGMSYLGIGVQPPDASLGRMLSEAQTFLATGVWCAIFPGLFLVLMVLGVGLLGEGILDRFGGGR; encoded by the coding sequence TTTTCAGATGGGTGTGGGGCTGACAGCAGTGATGACAGCTCTGATTGTGCTGGGATTTTTCTGGACACCTTATGAACCGGATGCAATGCAGGGATCCATCAAATTGCAGGGACCATCCCTGTTACATCTCTTTGGAACCGACCAGTTTGGAAGGGATATTTTCAGCCGCGTGTTAAGCGGGGCAGGCAATACATTGATCATTGCCCTGGGAACCATTCTGATCGGGGGAATCATCGGTGTGATTTTAGGAGCAGTGACCGGATATTTTGGTGGCTGGCTAGACGAAATACTTATGAGAGTCAACGACGCACTGGCAGCATTTCCAAGTGTACTGTTGGCGTTGGTTCTCATAAGTATTTTTGGTACAGGAAAATATAAAGTGATGATCGCTCTGGGAATTGGATTTATTCCGAGTTTTGCAAGGATTGTCCGGGGAGAATTCATGAAATGTAAGGAAGAGGATTATGTGAAGAGTGCGATCCTGACCGGGGTTCCGTCTTACCGGATTCTGTTTGTGCATATCCTGCCGAATATCCTTCCGGTGCTTCTTTCTTCGCTCACGATTGGATTTAACAATGCGGTTCTGGCGGAGGCAGGAATGAGTTATCTGGGGATCGGGGTACAGCCGCCGGATGCCAGTCTGGGACGGATGCTGTCCGAGGCGCAGACCTTTCTTGCAACAGGAGTGTGGTGCGCGATTTTCCCGGGATTGTTCCTAGTGCTGATGGTATTAGGCGTAGGACTTCTGGGAGAAGGAATCCTGGATCGGTTCGGAGGTGGAAGATAA